A stretch of Fundicoccus culcitae DNA encodes these proteins:
- the parC gene encoding DNA topoisomerase IV subunit A: MSNEIGVQELGFASVIGDRFGRYSKYIIQDRALPDIRDGLKPVQRRILFAMFQERNTAENPYRKSAKTVGNVIGNYHPHGDSSVYEAMVRMSQDWKLRYPLIDMHGNNGSMDGDPAAAMRYTEARLSPIAGELLRDLKSQTVDYLLNFDDTLEEPSVLPARVPNLLINGATGISAGYATEIPPHNLTEVLDAIIYMLSHKRYDIDKIMTFIKGPDFPTGGIIQGKNDIKKAYQKGHGKIIVRAVTDIEELKGNKSQIVVTELPYDVNKSKLIQRLDDIRIQKKIDGIAEVRDESDRNGVRLVIELRREINANDILNYLFKNSDLQINYHLNMVAINHRRPEVVSLIQILEAYIDHQREIIRRRTAFNLKRDQERLHIVEGLIRVVSILDEVIASIRASENKADAKNNLAAQFDFSLEQAEAIVSLQLYRLTNTDIVALQNEKLELNEQVLMYQNILNNDETLNKVLSQELKELKNKYKSDRRTKIEDEVQEITVATSLLIPKETVNVSITKEGYIKRTSVRSFTSSDTMELASRDFDYPLFVRELTTHDQLVILTNKGNYIHLPVHELPDIRWKEIGRHLSQYYQLEANEQVVNVFVAADDIEGNKHADESDLIVLASKKGKIKQTPIEAFTTYRSYKTKTAVAMKLAKNDEIINAYRVKADVAYEVIILTERSYAIRYDLAEVAVSGLKTQGVVSINLKADDTIISVMFDQANGKNSEILALTQRGNLKHFKTEIIPQVNNRNSRGLLMLKELKQNPHRFVDAHLVEQNDLPFIIQGDTGETIEVMAKDIALSDRLSNGSTIKNIDSLGQVVNFHPAHLKMLTEDK; encoded by the coding sequence ATGAGTAATGAAATAGGAGTTCAAGAATTAGGGTTTGCAAGTGTCATTGGCGACCGTTTTGGACGTTATTCAAAATACATTATCCAAGACCGTGCTTTACCAGATATTCGTGATGGCTTAAAACCTGTTCAACGTCGAATTTTGTTTGCCATGTTTCAAGAGCGGAATACGGCGGAGAATCCTTACCGTAAATCGGCTAAAACGGTTGGGAATGTCATTGGTAATTATCACCCTCATGGCGATTCTTCCGTTTATGAAGCCATGGTTCGGATGAGTCAAGATTGGAAATTACGTTATCCATTAATTGATATGCATGGGAATAACGGTAGCATGGATGGGGATCCCGCAGCCGCTATGCGTTATACCGAAGCGCGACTATCACCCATTGCTGGAGAGTTATTGCGGGATTTAAAAAGCCAAACCGTCGATTATTTATTAAATTTTGACGATACCTTAGAAGAACCTAGTGTGTTACCTGCACGGGTACCCAATTTACTGATTAATGGGGCAACAGGGATATCTGCCGGTTATGCGACTGAAATTCCACCGCATAATTTAACAGAAGTTTTAGATGCTATCATCTATATGTTAAGTCATAAACGCTATGATATCGATAAAATAATGACCTTTATTAAAGGGCCTGATTTCCCGACTGGGGGTATCATTCAAGGCAAAAATGATATTAAAAAAGCCTACCAAAAAGGCCATGGGAAAATTATCGTGCGTGCTGTAACCGATATTGAAGAATTAAAAGGCAACAAATCGCAAATCGTTGTGACTGAATTACCCTATGATGTCAACAAATCAAAACTTATTCAACGCTTAGATGATATACGTATTCAAAAGAAAATCGATGGCATCGCTGAAGTCCGCGATGAATCAGATCGTAATGGCGTCCGCTTAGTGATTGAATTGCGACGCGAAATCAATGCCAATGATATTTTGAATTATTTATTTAAAAATTCAGATTTGCAAATTAACTATCATTTAAATATGGTAGCGATTAATCACCGCCGACCTGAAGTGGTCAGTTTAATTCAAATTCTTGAGGCATATATTGACCATCAACGTGAAATCATCCGTCGAAGGACAGCCTTTAACTTAAAGCGCGATCAAGAGCGTCTACATATTGTTGAAGGCTTAATACGCGTTGTATCCATTTTAGATGAAGTTATTGCGAGTATTCGTGCGAGTGAAAATAAAGCAGATGCTAAAAACAATTTAGCTGCCCAATTTGATTTTTCACTTGAACAAGCGGAAGCGATTGTTTCCTTGCAACTTTATCGTTTAACGAATACCGATATTGTGGCACTACAAAATGAAAAATTAGAATTAAACGAACAAGTCTTGATGTATCAGAATATTTTAAATAATGATGAGACGTTAAATAAAGTCTTAAGTCAAGAATTAAAAGAACTTAAAAATAAATACAAAAGTGACCGTCGTACAAAGATTGAAGACGAAGTTCAAGAAATTACAGTGGCGACGTCCTTATTAATTCCAAAAGAAACCGTTAATGTATCTATTACTAAGGAAGGATACATAAAGCGTACCAGTGTAAGGTCGTTTACATCATCCGATACCATGGAACTAGCTAGTCGGGATTTTGACTATCCGCTTTTTGTCAGAGAGTTAACAACACACGATCAACTGGTTATTTTAACGAATAAAGGCAATTACATTCATTTACCTGTCCATGAACTGCCTGATATACGTTGGAAAGAAATAGGGCGCCATTTATCGCAATATTATCAATTAGAAGCTAACGAGCAAGTTGTTAATGTGTTTGTAGCAGCGGATGATATTGAAGGCAACAAACATGCTGATGAATCTGATTTAATTGTTTTAGCTAGTAAAAAAGGTAAAATAAAACAAACGCCTATTGAAGCCTTTACGACTTATCGTAGTTATAAAACAAAAACAGCCGTAGCTATGAAACTGGCTAAAAATGATGAAATTATTAATGCTTATCGTGTTAAAGCAGATGTAGCTTATGAAGTGATTATTTTAACCGAACGCAGTTATGCGATCCGTTATGATCTTGCAGAAGTTGCGGTAAGCGGATTAAAAACGCAAGGCGTCGTATCAATCAATTTAAAAGCCGATGATACGATTATTTCAGTTATGTTTGATCAAGCAAACGGAAAAAATTCAGAAATTTTAGCCTTGACGCAAAGAGGAAACTTGAAACATTTTAAGACAGAAATCATCCCACAAGTAAACAATCGTAATAGTCGCGGACTCTTAATGTTAAAAGAATTAAAACAAAATCCACATCGTTTTGTCGATGCCCATTTAGTTGAACAAAACGATTTACCTTTTATTATTCAAGGGGATACCGGTGAAACCATCGAAGTTATGGCTAAAGATATCGCTTTATCAGATCGTCTATCAAATGGTTCAACGATTAAAAATATTGACTCCCTAGGCCAAGTTGTCAATTTTCATCCTGCGCACTTAAAAATGTTAACTGAAGATAAATAA
- the pflB gene encoding formate C-acetyltransferase — translation MEQWQGFKGTTWQNEINVRDFIQENYTLYEGDDSFLAGPTQATTDLWDQVMDLTRQEREAGGVLDMDTKVVSTITSHGAGYLNKDTEKIVGVQTDKPFKRSLQPFGGIRMSEQALKSYGYEIDPEVSKVFTDYRKTHNQGVFDAYTPEMRAARKSGIITGLPDAYGRGRIIGDYRRVALYGIDRLMEEKAKDFENIGYGTMSNDVIQLREEVNEQYRALKELKELGSIYGFDISKPAQTAQEAFQWLYFGYLAAIKEQNGAAMSLGRTSTFLDIYIERDLAEGRLTEETAQELVDHFVMKLRLVKFARTPDYNELFSGDPTWVTESIGGMGVDGRPLVTKNSFRFLHTLTNLGPAPEPNLTILWSPNLPESFKNFAAKMSIQSSAIQYENDEVMRPIYGDDYAIACCVSAMEVGKQMQFFGARANLAKALLYAINGGVDEKSKEQVAPAYQGITSEYLDYDEVMEKYDTMLEWLAGLYINSLNIIHYMHDKYSYERVQMAVQDTDMKRTMATGIAGFSVAIDSLSAIKYAKVKTIRDEDGIVVDYEVEGEFPKYGNNDDRVDQIGVDLLKSFMSKVKKHPTYRNAVHTTSILTITSNVVYGKKTGNTPDGRRAGEPFAPGANPMHGRDTHGALASLMSVAKMPYKYSLDGISNTFSIIPKALGKDDATQQENLSSLLDGYSQKGGHHLNVNVFNRDTLLDAMEHPENYPQLTIRVSGYAVNFIKLTREQQLDVINRTMHSSM, via the coding sequence ATGGAACAGTGGCAAGGGTTTAAAGGAACAACTTGGCAAAATGAAATTAATGTTCGTGACTTTATTCAAGAAAACTATACCTTATACGAAGGTGATGATTCGTTTTTAGCTGGACCAACGCAAGCAACAACTGATTTATGGGATCAAGTGATGGATTTAACGCGTCAAGAGCGTGAAGCGGGTGGTGTTTTGGATATGGATACCAAAGTGGTTTCGACAATCACTTCTCATGGAGCCGGTTATTTAAACAAAGATACTGAAAAAATAGTTGGTGTTCAAACTGATAAACCTTTCAAACGTAGTTTACAACCATTTGGTGGTATTCGTATGTCTGAACAAGCACTAAAATCATACGGCTATGAAATTGATCCTGAAGTTTCTAAAGTATTTACTGATTATCGTAAAACGCATAACCAAGGTGTTTTTGATGCTTATACTCCTGAGATGCGTGCTGCTCGTAAATCAGGTATTATTACTGGTTTACCAGATGCTTATGGACGTGGACGTATTATCGGAGATTATCGTCGTGTCGCTTTATATGGTATTGATCGTTTGATGGAAGAAAAAGCCAAAGACTTTGAAAATATTGGTTATGGTACTATGTCTAACGATGTTATCCAATTACGTGAAGAAGTTAATGAACAATATCGTGCCTTAAAAGAATTAAAAGAACTTGGCAGTATTTATGGATTTGATATTTCTAAACCAGCTCAAACGGCTCAAGAAGCCTTCCAATGGTTATACTTTGGTTATTTAGCCGCTATTAAAGAACAAAATGGTGCAGCAATGTCATTAGGTCGTACATCAACTTTCTTAGATATTTATATCGAACGTGACTTAGCTGAAGGTCGTTTAACTGAAGAAACAGCACAAGAGTTAGTTGACCACTTTGTAATGAAATTACGTTTAGTGAAATTTGCAAGAACCCCTGATTACAATGAATTATTCTCAGGCGATCCTACTTGGGTAACTGAATCTATTGGTGGTATGGGTGTTGATGGACGTCCATTAGTCACTAAGAATTCATTCCGTTTCTTACATACATTAACTAATTTAGGACCAGCTCCTGAACCAAACTTAACTATATTATGGTCACCAAATTTACCTGAAAGCTTTAAAAACTTTGCCGCTAAAATGTCCATTCAATCATCCGCTATTCAATATGAAAATGATGAAGTAATGCGTCCAATTTATGGTGATGACTATGCGATTGCCTGTTGTGTTTCAGCCATGGAAGTTGGTAAACAAATGCAATTCTTCGGTGCGCGTGCCAACCTTGCAAAAGCCTTATTATATGCAATTAATGGTGGGGTAGATGAAAAATCTAAAGAACAAGTAGCGCCAGCTTATCAAGGAATCACTTCTGAATATCTAGATTATGATGAAGTGATGGAAAAATATGATACCATGTTAGAATGGTTAGCAGGTTTATATATTAACTCATTAAATATCATTCACTATATGCATGATAAATATAGTTATGAACGTGTACAAATGGCTGTACAAGATACTGACATGAAACGGACCATGGCAACAGGAATTGCTGGATTCTCAGTCGCTATCGACTCATTATCAGCTATTAAATATGCGAAAGTTAAAACTATTCGTGACGAAGATGGCATTGTTGTTGATTACGAAGTTGAAGGTGAATTCCCTAAATATGGTAACAACGATGATCGCGTTGACCAAATTGGGGTAGACTTACTAAAATCATTTATGTCTAAAGTTAAAAAACACCCAACATACCGTAACGCTGTTCATACAACATCTATCTTAACCATTACTTCAAACGTTGTTTATGGTAAGAAAACAGGTAATACACCTGATGGACGTCGTGCGGGTGAACCATTTGCACCAGGTGCTAACCCAATGCATGGTCGTGACACACACGGAGCCTTAGCTAGTTTAATGTCAGTGGCTAAAATGCCTTACAAATATTCATTAGATGGTATTTCAAATACGTTCTCAATTATTCCTAAAGCCTTAGGTAAAGACGATGCCACCCAACAAGAAAACTTATCAAGCTTACTTGATGGTTATTCTCAAAAAGGCGGACACCACTTGAACGTCAATGTATTTAATCGAGATACCTTATTAGATGCTATGGAACATCCAGAAAATTATCCTCAATTAACTATTCGGGTATCTGGTTATGCTGTTAACTTTATTAAATTAACGCGTGAACAACAATTGGATGTTATTAACCGTACCATGCATAGTTCAATGTAA
- the pflA gene encoding pyruvate formate-lyase-activating protein, with amino-acid sequence MSHVVDTAVTGFVHSTESFGSVDGPGIRFITFMQGCRMRCEFCHNPDTWNTKGGTEYTPQQLFDEAIRYREFWGTKGGVTVSGGEPLLQIDFLIEYFKLCKAAGVNTCLDSCGGPFTRKEPFFSRFEELMQYTDLMLLDIKHIDNEGHRKLTGHPNENIIDLARYLDEIQQPIWVRHVLVPERTDYDEYLIRLGDFVGSLSNVLKFEILPYHKLGVYKYEALGIKYRLAGIEPPTPERVENAKRILRTEDYKGYLNV; translated from the coding sequence TTGAGTCATGTTGTAGATACTGCGGTAACTGGTTTTGTCCATTCTACTGAGAGTTTCGGTTCGGTGGATGGGCCTGGTATTCGTTTCATTACCTTTATGCAAGGTTGTCGCATGCGATGTGAATTTTGCCATAATCCAGATACATGGAATACAAAAGGTGGAACAGAATATACACCACAACAATTATTTGATGAAGCCATTCGCTATCGGGAATTTTGGGGGACTAAGGGAGGCGTCACCGTGAGTGGTGGCGAACCTTTACTTCAAATTGACTTTCTGATTGAATATTTTAAACTTTGCAAGGCTGCAGGTGTCAATACCTGTTTGGATTCTTGTGGAGGACCTTTTACGCGTAAAGAGCCATTTTTCAGTCGTTTTGAAGAATTGATGCAATATACTGATCTTATGTTGTTGGATATTAAGCATATTGATAATGAGGGTCACCGTAAATTAACGGGGCATCCCAATGAAAATATTATTGATCTTGCGCGTTATTTGGATGAGATTCAGCAACCGATTTGGGTGCGTCATGTTCTTGTGCCTGAAAGAACGGATTATGACGAGTATTTGATTCGTTTAGGTGATTTTGTAGGTAGTTTAAGTAATGTGTTAAAGTTTGAAATTTTACCTTATCATAAACTGGGTGTTTATAAGTATGAAGCGCTTGGAATTAAGTATCGTTTAGCGGGTATTGAACCGCCAACGCCTGAGCGTGTTGAAAATGCCAAGCGTATTTTGCGCACAGAAGACTACAAAGGGTATTTGAATGTGTAA
- a CDS encoding SatD family protein, with protein MEKNYIVIMGDLVSSKQMLERGKVQNDLRHVLKHINQQYQSTIVADFMISLGDEFQGVIATPDSIFKIILEIENTLEPVKIRFGVGIGTITTDIYTNHSIEMDGSAYHRARQMLVALKEREGQYASPHTNIMLKTAGSNQAIDDLINSLLAANYAIKSRWTNRQKEVIQAYLSQKENQYQTAEYLQIAQPNVSKSLANAKFYTYHAGNKAITDYLTSEGVWPDE; from the coding sequence TTGGAAAAAAATTATATTGTCATTATGGGGGATTTAGTTTCGTCCAAACAAATGCTTGAACGCGGAAAAGTCCAAAATGATTTGCGGCACGTATTAAAGCATATTAATCAACAATACCAATCAACCATAGTGGCCGATTTTATGATTTCTTTAGGTGATGAATTTCAAGGTGTTATAGCCACTCCTGACAGTATTTTCAAGATTATTCTGGAAATAGAAAACACCTTAGAGCCTGTAAAGATTCGTTTTGGTGTGGGGATTGGAACGATTACGACCGATATTTATACGAATCATTCAATTGAAATGGATGGGTCTGCCTACCATCGAGCGCGTCAAATGTTGGTGGCTTTAAAGGAAAGAGAAGGGCAATACGCCAGTCCACATACCAATATCATGCTTAAAACTGCTGGATCCAATCAAGCCATTGATGATTTAATCAACAGTTTATTAGCTGCTAATTATGCTATCAAATCCCGTTGGACTAACCGTCAAAAAGAAGTGATACAAGCATATCTCAGTCAAAAAGAAAATCAATATCAGACAGCTGAATATCTACAAATCGCTCAGCCCAATGTATCTAAATCACTGGCCAATGCCAAGTTTTACACTTATCACGCAGGTAATAAAGCGATAACCGATTATTTAACATCCGAAGGAGTGTGGCCCGATGAATGA
- a CDS encoding DUF3307 domain-containing protein codes for MNELSLKLLIIAMLLSEFYLPKNWTRVPLKHSLIYAIIQLTLIIPIFNWQLALLAITLSMVHFLIHIPAKKNQWQLLRPLSLFVLIYIGVIYLILSGVTFQYVPWFNQALQLLQIDLEAIITWGLMLLFIYRPASRMVKYSLNQFRPNTSTIEEGHPNAGALIGILERLMILLFLSQGQFAAIGFILTAKSIARYNKIVEDPYFSEYFLLGTLLSSILVVGSYYLFF; via the coding sequence ATGAATGAATTAAGTCTTAAGCTATTAATCATCGCTATGCTGCTTAGTGAATTTTATTTGCCAAAAAATTGGACCCGTGTGCCACTCAAACACAGCCTCATTTATGCTATCATACAACTTACATTAATTATCCCAATCTTCAACTGGCAACTAGCCCTACTAGCCATCACCTTAAGCATGGTTCACTTTCTCATCCATATTCCTGCCAAAAAAAATCAGTGGCAGCTTTTAAGGCCGCTAAGTTTATTTGTTTTGATTTATATAGGCGTTATTTATTTGATTTTAAGTGGGGTTACGTTTCAATATGTGCCATGGTTCAATCAAGCCCTACAGTTATTGCAAATTGATTTGGAAGCAATCATTACATGGGGATTAATGTTGTTATTTATTTATCGTCCAGCGAGCCGAATGGTTAAATACAGTTTAAATCAATTTCGGCCCAATACGTCAACTATCGAAGAAGGACATCCAAATGCGGGTGCTTTAATTGGTATCTTAGAGCGACTGATGATTTTGTTGTTTTTATCACAAGGACAATTTGCTGCCATTGGTTTTATTTTAACCGCAAAATCGATTGCTCGTTATAATAAAATAGTGGAAGATCCTTATTTTTCGGAATATTTCTTGTTAGGTACCCTATTAAGCAGCATCCTTGTTGTCGGTAGTTATTATTTATTTTTTTAA
- a CDS encoding manganese-dependent inorganic pyrophosphatase, which yields MSKILVFGHKNPDTDTIASAIALDYYLEKLGYDSESVALGNPNEETAFALNYFNISAPRVIETASNEVTQVALVDHNEPQQSVNDIESLEVLYVVDHHRINGFNTAQPLYYRAEPIGSTASVLYKMFQEKDFDIPSAIAGMMLSAIISDTLLLKSPTTTREDEMIAYELAKIADVNIDAYGLKLLKAGTNIASKSAKELLASDSKVFEMHEHPVQIAQINTVDFVDVSSRKEELLEEISKTLKDSDVELFVVLVTDILENNSFAYVIGQNLEVVEKAFEQKVVDNEIQLPGVVSRKKQVVPQLTDAYSK from the coding sequence ATGTCAAAAATATTAGTATTCGGTCATAAAAACCCTGATACAGACACTATTGCTTCAGCGATAGCGCTTGATTATTATCTTGAAAAATTAGGCTACGATTCAGAATCTGTTGCATTAGGTAATCCTAATGAAGAAACAGCATTTGCCTTAAATTATTTTAATATTTCTGCTCCACGAGTGATTGAAACGGCTAGTAACGAAGTGACGCAAGTTGCCCTCGTAGACCATAATGAACCACAACAGTCTGTTAATGACATTGAATCTTTAGAGGTGTTATATGTCGTTGATCACCACCGTATTAATGGATTCAATACGGCTCAACCCTTATACTATCGTGCTGAACCCATCGGTTCAACTGCATCCGTTTTATACAAAATGTTCCAAGAAAAAGATTTCGATATTCCATCTGCTATTGCGGGAATGATGTTATCGGCAATTATTTCAGATACCTTATTGCTCAAATCCCCAACGACAACCCGTGAGGATGAAATGATTGCCTATGAATTGGCCAAAATTGCTGACGTTAATATCGATGCCTATGGCTTGAAATTATTAAAAGCGGGGACAAATATAGCTAGCAAATCAGCTAAAGAATTACTTGCTTCTGATTCTAAAGTGTTTGAAATGCATGAACATCCTGTTCAAATTGCACAAATAAATACCGTTGATTTTGTAGATGTTTCATCGAGAAAAGAAGAACTGCTTGAAGAGATTTCTAAAACATTAAAGGACTCTGATGTTGAATTATTCGTTGTCTTAGTGACGGATATTTTAGAAAATAATTCATTTGCTTACGTTATCGGTCAAAATCTTGAAGTCGTAGAGAAAGCTTTTGAGCAAAAAGTGGTTGATAATGAAATTCAATTACCAGGTGTTGTATCACGTAAAAAACAAGTGGTACCTCAATTAACGGATGCATATAGTAAATAA
- a CDS encoding Rqc2 family fibronectin-binding protein: protein MTLDGFFIHALVKELRNELLQGRISKIYQPFEQEIQMVIRANRKNIRLAASIHPVYYHINVTQERTLNPEHAPLFSMLLRKHLEGAIIQDIQQVENDRMIDFELSGRDELGDTQSYRLIFELMGRNSNIILLNPQTNKIIDCIKHVPSSQNTFRTLLPGADYQRPPENKQQINPFNLSGDELNQWTLQHPDELNSRKNQQWIQGLGKSASQALIYWMEQDGLTAYEALKRLMDGVDAYTPLMFESNQQLSFYAMDLPQIEGHRQLFDTLSRLLDHFYAQRVRLDRIKNLSGNIVQQLEQIIEKNNKKLEKLAKDYQVAQAADLYRVKGELLSAYAYQIPKGETQVALENYYEDNALLTIDLDPRKTAIENSQQYFKKYSKYRDALKYIDQQKKLTHEENDYLETVLVQLNQADLEDIEDIKQELQKLGYQSQRKNNAKKRTKTKSKPRRFRSTEGVLIYVGRNNQQNDELSLKKAAKNHWWLHTKDIPGAHVIVESDKPSQQTMTEAAEIAAYYSKFQHSANVPVDTVQVKHLHKPNGAKPGFVIYEGQQTLYVTPDEATIQALAVEET, encoded by the coding sequence ATGACTTTAGATGGCTTTTTTATCCATGCTTTAGTAAAAGAACTACGAAATGAATTATTACAGGGTAGAATTTCAAAAATCTATCAACCATTTGAACAAGAAATACAGATGGTTATCCGAGCGAATCGTAAAAATATCCGCCTAGCGGCTTCAATTCATCCAGTCTATTACCATATCAATGTAACCCAAGAACGTACACTTAATCCCGAACATGCTCCCCTTTTTTCCATGCTTTTACGTAAGCATTTAGAAGGTGCCATTATTCAAGATATTCAACAAGTGGAAAATGATCGTATGATAGATTTTGAATTAAGTGGTCGTGATGAATTGGGCGATACCCAAAGCTATCGTCTTATTTTTGAGCTGATGGGTCGCAATAGCAATATCATTTTGCTCAATCCCCAAACAAACAAAATCATCGATTGTATCAAGCATGTTCCATCTAGCCAAAATACTTTTCGGACTTTATTACCTGGAGCTGATTATCAACGACCGCCTGAAAATAAGCAGCAAATTAATCCATTTAATTTATCCGGTGATGAATTAAATCAATGGACGCTTCAACACCCTGATGAGTTGAACAGTCGTAAAAATCAGCAATGGATTCAAGGTTTAGGCAAAAGCGCTAGTCAAGCGCTTATTTATTGGATGGAACAGGACGGTTTAACGGCTTATGAAGCACTAAAACGCTTAATGGATGGCGTTGACGCTTATACACCACTGATGTTTGAATCGAATCAACAATTATCCTTCTATGCCATGGATTTACCTCAAATAGAAGGACACAGACAGCTTTTTGATACACTTTCACGTTTATTAGATCATTTTTATGCCCAAAGAGTTCGTCTCGATCGGATTAAGAATTTAAGTGGCAACATTGTTCAACAACTCGAACAAATTATTGAAAAAAACAATAAGAAACTTGAAAAATTAGCTAAAGACTATCAAGTGGCCCAAGCAGCTGATTTATACCGTGTTAAAGGTGAATTATTGAGTGCTTACGCTTATCAAATACCCAAAGGTGAAACACAAGTAGCTTTAGAAAATTACTATGAGGATAATGCCTTATTAACCATTGATTTAGATCCACGCAAAACGGCTATTGAAAACAGTCAACAATATTTTAAAAAATATTCAAAATATCGTGATGCCTTGAAGTATATTGATCAACAGAAAAAATTAACTCATGAAGAAAATGACTATTTAGAAACTGTGCTGGTACAATTAAATCAAGCCGATTTAGAAGATATTGAAGATATTAAGCAAGAATTACAAAAATTAGGTTATCAGTCACAAAGAAAGAACAATGCCAAAAAACGTACCAAGACTAAATCTAAACCCAGACGTTTTCGTTCAACGGAAGGTGTTCTCATTTATGTCGGCCGTAATAATCAACAAAACGATGAATTAAGTTTGAAAAAAGCGGCAAAAAATCATTGGTGGCTCCACACCAAAGATATTCCTGGAGCGCATGTCATTGTTGAGTCCGATAAACCTAGTCAACAAACCATGACAGAAGCTGCTGAAATAGCTGCCTATTATTCGAAGTTTCAACACTCAGCGAATGTTCCCGTCGATACCGTTCAAGTTAAACATTTACACAAGCCAAATGGTGCAAAACCTGGTTTTGTTATCTATGAAGGACAACAAACGCTGTATGTTACGCCAGATGAAGCGACAATTCAAGCTTTAGCTGTTGAAGAAACATAA
- a CDS encoding ABC transporter substrate-binding protein translates to MKKLLKFALVSILLLTTLFINVTKIVNAQEDTLTVGIVQLVSHPSLDQIVSGIYEGLEEQGYIEGENLTVDFNNAQGDINLLSQIAEGIVHNEPDLIFAVTTPVAQAFQHLTTDIPIIMVGVTDPLSAGLVENLDQPEANITGVSDMAPIEEQFDLLIDLFPEVTSVGMIYTTSEDNSLADVEAAKAIAEERGLEFTAEGISASLDMQLVAENLASKAEVIYVGSDNTVASAFGTLLNVTDKYQIPVFTSVYEMIEQGAFAGVTIEQKQVGVLAAEQAVLIANGQAISETPIAYVTELNSVYRSDVLEQLGLEIDREKLEALTDISGE, encoded by the coding sequence ATGAAAAAATTATTAAAATTCGCTTTAGTTTCAATCTTACTTTTAACGACTTTATTTATTAACGTCACTAAAATCGTTAACGCTCAAGAAGATACCTTAACGGTTGGTATTGTCCAACTAGTCAGTCATCCATCACTCGATCAAATTGTTTCGGGAATATATGAAGGACTTGAGGAACAAGGTTATATTGAAGGCGAAAATTTAACGGTTGATTTTAATAATGCCCAAGGGGATATTAATCTTTTATCACAAATTGCAGAAGGTATTGTCCACAATGAACCGGATTTAATTTTTGCTGTAACCACTCCAGTAGCCCAAGCATTTCAACATTTAACAACTGATATTCCTATTATTATGGTAGGAGTAACCGATCCTTTATCAGCTGGCCTCGTTGAAAATCTAGATCAACCAGAAGCCAATATTACGGGCGTGAGTGATATGGCTCCGATTGAAGAACAGTTTGATTTATTAATTGATTTATTCCCTGAAGTGACGTCTGTTGGGATGATTTATACGACTAGTGAAGATAATTCATTAGCTGATGTCGAAGCAGCTAAAGCTATTGCAGAAGAACGAGGTCTTGAATTTACGGCAGAAGGTATTAGCGCCAGTTTGGATATGCAATTAGTCGCCGAAAATTTAGCCTCAAAAGCTGAAGTTATTTACGTTGGCTCAGACAATACGGTCGCAAGTGCCTTTGGAACTTTACTCAATGTTACTGATAAGTATCAAATTCCAGTTTTCACATCTGTGTACGAAATGATCGAACAAGGTGCCTTTGCTGGTGTAACAATTGAACAAAAACAAGTGGGTGTTTTAGCCGCCGAACAAGCTGTTTTAATTGCCAATGGACAAGCTATTAGTGAGACACCTATAGCTTATGTAACTGAATTAAATAGTGTCTATCGTTCAGATGTTTTAGAACAACTTGGTTTAGAAATCGATCGTGAAAAATTAGAGGCGTTAACAGATATAAGCGGGGAATAG